DNA sequence from the Cellulophaga sp. HaHaR_3_176 genome:
AGATTGTATATTTTTTGTTCTGCGGCAGGAATAACACTATTTGCAAAATAGAAAACAACTAAGCCTAAAATCATTACAAAAACAATTAAGCTACGCATAGCTCGTTGTAACGATATTCCTGAGGCTTTCATTGCTGCAAACTCATAGTGCTCAGCAAACGAACCAAAAGTTAGAATAGAGGCAAGTAGTACTGTTAAAGGAAGTACTTTTTCCATTAAACTAGGCATTACATAAAATAAAAATTTAGCGATAATAAAAATATCTAAACCTTTACCTGCCAAATCATCTATAAATAACCAGATCGTTTGAAATAAGAAGATGAGCATCAATATTGCAAACGAACTGAAGAAGTTATAGGAAAAACTCTTTAAAATGTACTTGTCTAGAATTTTCAATTTCTTAATTTCTTATGATGTAGTACCCGTCGTTTTTATACTTAGATTCATCAAAAGTAAATAAGGTTTTTGATAAAGGCTGATTCGTTTTAAAAGAATTAACAGTGATGGTCGATTTTGTACCATTCTTACCTGTTTCAATTAATTTATAAATATGCTTTGTTTCAATATCAATACCTAATAATATAGATCTGATTTCAGAATTAGTATCCATAGGTATTAATTTTACAAACTGAATTTTTCTGCCTTGTATATTTTGAAGAATATCCATGTTGTAAGTATGACCTGTTTTATAAAAAGTAAGCATTTTTGATGGTGTAATTGTATTTTCATCAGTAGACTTATCCTCTATAGTTACTTCTTCATTTTCAGGTACAATAGTGTATACTTTATTGCCATCAAAAAGTTGTTTAGCGCCTAAATAGTTAAAAATATATTTATCGCCCTGCATGGTAACATCTCCTCTAGTTTCTTGGTTGATGTTTGCTTCTTCATTATTTAAAGCATATTTAAAATCAACAAAAATATTATCATAAGCTTTAACTTTAGTATAAACTTCGTCTAACAAAGTTTTTGCTTTTGAAGAATTTTGTGCCATAGAAAGGGCAGAAGTTAAAAAAGCTACTAAAACAATCAATTTTCTCATTTTCATTTTATTTTTTTTCATTACTTAATAACATATCTAGGGCTACCATATCAGGTACTAAAACTTGTCTTGCTTTACTACCTTCAAAAGAACCTACAATACCAGCAGCTTCTAATTGATCAATGATACGACCTGCTCGATTATAACCTAATTTTAATTTTCTTTGAATTAAAGATGCTGATCCTTGCTGTGCAATTACAATTACTTCAGCAGCATCTCTAAACAAAACATCTCTATCTGATATATTATAATCAATACTTGTGCCACTTTCTTCACCAACATATTCTGGTAATAAATGAGCATCTGGATAAGCTCTTTGAGAACCTATAAACTCTACAATTTTTGCTACTTCAGGAGTATCTACAAAAGCACATTGTATACGAGTGACATCGTTACCTTGTGTGTACAACATGTCACCTCTACCAATTAATTGATCTGCACCTTGCGCATCTAAAATTGTTCTTGAATCTATTTTAGAGGTTACTCTAAATGCAATTCTGGCGGGGAAGTTAGCTTTTATAATACCTGTAATAACGTTTACAGACGGTCTTTGTGTAGCAATAATTAAGTGAATACCGATTGCTCTGGCTAATTGTGCTAAACGTGCGATAGGTGTTTCTACTTCTTTACCAGCCGTCATAATTAGATCGGCAAACTCATCAATAACCAAAACAATGTACGGTAAAAACATGTGGCCATCGTTAGGGTTTAATTTTCTTGCTTTAAACTTGGTATTGTATTCTTTTAAATTACGTACTAATGCTAATTTTAGCAGTTCGTAACGGTTATCCATTTCAATACAAAGTGAGTTTAATGTGTGTATTACTTTTGTATTATCTGTAATAATAGCATCTTCAGAATCTGGTAATTTTGCTAAAAAGTGACGTTCAATTTTATTGAATAATGTAAGTTCAACCTTTTTAGGGTCGATTAATACAAATTTTACTTCAGCTGGGTGTTTTTTGTATAATAAAGATGTTAAAACAGCATTTAAACCAACAGATTTACCTTGCCCTGTAGCACCTGCCATTAACAAGTGAGGCATTTTTGCTAAATCGACTACGAATGTTTCATTACTAATCGTTTTACCGAACGCAATAGGTAGTTCCATCTCTGCTTTTTGAAATTTAGCAGATGTAATTACCGAACGCATAGAAACAATCGTTGAATTTTTGTTAGGTACTTCTATACCAATAGTTCCTTTGCCAGGTATTGGTGCAATAATACGAATACCTAATGCTGCAAGTGAAAGTGCTATATCATCTTCTAAATTTTTAATTTTAGAAATACGAACACCTGCTTCTGGTACAATTTCATATAAAGTAACTGTAGGACCTATGGTTGCTTTAATTTGTGCAATTCCAATTTTATAATTTTTTAAGGTATCTACAATCTTATTTTTATTTTCTTCTAATTCTTCTTGATTTATCGTAATACCACCTGTTACACCATGTTGATCAAGCAATTCTATGGTAGGAAATTTGTAGTTACCTAATTCTAAGGTAGGGTCGAACTCTCCATAATCCTCAACAAGTTTACTTGCTAAATTATCGGTAACTTCTGTTTCTTCAACAACTTTTTCGACTTCCATAGTAAGATTATCCATTTCAATGGATTCCTCTTCTTCGGGAACACTTATTTCAAAATCATTAGATACAACCTCTGGTTTTGGCTCAGGCTTAATATCAGGAATGTCTTTTTTATGAGTGTAAGTATCTACAACAGCTTGTTTCTCTTCTTTTTTAATAAGTGCTTCAATTTCTTCCTCACTGTAAGTTTCAGAAGATTCTGTGGTATTAAATTCAGAGGTTATATCTTTTTTCTTTTTGTTGAAATATTCGCTGGCCATTTCAGGCGTTAGTTTAAATAAGCGAACAAGTATAATTACCAACCCAAATAGCAGTAATAAAAAAACACCAACTTTACCAGCAAAATCTTGTAGAAAGTCATTCATTTCGTAACCGATAACTCCACCTAATAAAGGTCTTTTTTCTGCAAAAAAGCCAAGAGTAATCGATATCCAAATAATAAAAACTAATCCCCAAATCCACTTTCTTAAAAGTCCTTGCTTTTGCTGACTTAAAAAAAGTTGTAATCCGGTAATAAAAAAAAGAAAAGTAAATATAATAGATGCTAGCCCGAAGCCTTTGTACATGAAGAAGTGGCTAACGCTCGCACCAAATTTATTTAGTAAATTTTTAGCTTGCTGGTTTCGATCTGAAAATTCAGATAATAAGCTTTGATCGTCTTGCCAAGTGAAATAGAAAGAAATAAAAGAAAAGAACAAAGCGATGCTCAGAAGCATAATTAAGCTACCGAGTATAATTTTGTTTTGTTTTGATAATTTATAAGAACGGCTCTTTTTAGGAGCTGCTGCTTTTGAGCTTTTTGCCTTTTTTGCCATTAAATCTTGTATTCTTTGGGCTAAAATACGAATTTACCGATTAAGCTTTTGGTATTGTTTTTTTTAAAAAATTTTAGGAACGTAAATAATAAGTCCTATTATTATAGATGCAATAGATACGAACATAACAGCACCAGCAGCAATATCTTTTATAAACCCGATTTTTTCATCAAATTCGGGTTGTATAAAATCAGCTATTTTTTCTGCAGCAGTATTCATACCTTCCATTCCTAAAACCAATGCTACTGCAAAGATTTGTAAAATCCATTCAGTATTGGTAATATCAAAATAAAAACCTAGAATAGTCATAACTACGGCAATAAAAACTTGTATTTTAATACTAGCTTCTGTGCGTATTAAAAGAAAGGCTCCGCGAAGTGCGAAGCCTACACTTTTTATTCTATTTACTAAAAATGATTCCTTTTTAGGCATCCATTAAAGCTTCTAAAGCTGCTTTGTAGTTTGGTTCTTCAGTAGTTTCAGCAACTTGTTCTGTATAAATTACATTTCCTTCTTCATTTAAAACAACTACAGATCTAGAGTGTAGTGGAGCTAAAGGTCCGTCAGAAAATGATAAACCATATGTTGTACCGAAATTACCATCTTTAAAATCAGAAAGCATTTCTACATTTGAAATTCCTTCAGCACCACAAAAACGTGTTTGTGCAAATGGTAAATCTTTAGAAATACATAAAACAACTGTATTATCTAATTCAGCAGCTTCTGTATTAAATTGTCTAACCGATTGTGCACATGTGCCTGTATCAACACTAGGGAAGATGTTAAGCACTACTTTTTTACCTTTGTAGCTGTCTAAACTAGCTGGTGATAAATCGTTTTTTGTAAGTGAAAAACTAGGTGCTTTTGTACCAATTTCTGGTAAAGTACCTAATGTATGTATTTGATTTCCTTTTAATGTAACTGTTGCCATGATAATTCTATTTAATTCTGCGTGAAATTAAAAAATATATATGTGATATATAAGAATTAAGGATTTAAATTTTAGGAAATAAAAAAGTCTGTTTATTTAAATAAACAGACTTTTATAATAGGATAGTATATTTTTATTTATCTATAGAGCCCATAACTCTTTGCATAAAGTTATTTATGGCTTCTTTTTTAGGGGTACCTTCTTTTATAGATTTATGAACTTCAACAGCTCCGTACATATTAGAGATTAACTCTCCAATTACATCTAGTTCTTCATCTTTTAAAGAAGAAACTTCTGTTAAAGCTTCTAATGTTTCTATAGTTTCGATTACGTAATCTTCATCGTTTTCTTCGATAAAGTTAGTAAGGTGTTTAATTACTGGTAACTTCACTGATCAATTCTTTTAAAACATCATATTTATTTGTTTGTACTTGCTTTTTTAAAGTTCCTTTAGAAAAAGCGGCAAACGTAGGTAAATTATCTACATTGGCTAATTTTCTAGACTCAGGAAACTTTTCTGCATCAGCAATTACAAAAGTGATGTTCTCATTTGTAGTTGCTTCTTTTTTAAACTTAGGCTTCATAATACGGCAGTTACCACACCATGTAGCAGAATATTGAACCACAACATTATCGTTTTGGTTAATTATATCTTGTAAGTTATCTTGATCTAATTCTAAAATCATAAGATTTATTTTTTAAGTGAATATTAAAAAGTAACCTGCTTAAAAGCAGATTACTTTTTGAGCACTTTTAAAAGTGTAATTCTTAGTTTGCGTGAGAAGCTAAGTATGCAGCAGTACCTTTAGCATTTGCTTGCATAGCATCTTTTCCTTCTTCCCAGTTTGCAGGACAAACTTCACCTTTTTCTTGTACGTGAGTATAAGCATCAACTAAACGTAAATATTCGTTTACATTTCTACCTAATGGCATATGGTTGATACCTTCATGAAATACAGTACCTTCTTCATCAATTAAGTAAGTTGCTCTGTAAGTTACATTATCACCGTCAACAGTAACAACACCAGTTTCATCATCATACTGCTCATTAGTAATATCTAAAATACCTAATGTAGATGCTAAGTTTCTGTTGCTATCTGCTAATATTGGGTATGTAACACCTTCAATACCACCATTGTCTTTTGCAGTACTTAACCAAGCAAAATGTACTTCAGCAGTATCACAAGAAGCTCCGATTACAAGAGTATTTCTTTTTTCGAATTCACCTAATGCAGCTTGAAAAGCGTGTAATTCTGTAGGGCAAACAAATGTAAAATCTTTAGGGTACCAAAATAAAACTACTTTCTTGTTGTTTTTTTGTGCTTCTTCTAAAACATTTAGTTTAAAAGTATCTCCTAAATCGTTCATAGCATTAACGCTTAAATTTGGAAATTTTTTACCTACTATAGCCATATTATAAATTTTATTATTATTATTTTGAATAGCAAAATTAACACTTAACTCGCCTAATACAATTATAATGTATTAGAAAAATTGATGGTACGATAGTGTATAGTAATGGTGTGGTATTTTTTGATCTAATGCTTAGAAGTTGTTAATTATTACCTGATTTTTTTGCAGGTATCGCAATTAAAAGCTCTTATGTAAACTAAAACAGGGGTAACTTTTTTAAAAAGTAACCCCTGTTTTAGTTATATGATTGATATTTTATGACTCTACTTTTTTGGTTGTTACTAATTGCTTAATTTTTATATTAAAAGCAGCAAATAATAAAGTCATAAAAGGACTTAACCAGTTGAATATTGCATAAACAAAATATTCACCAACACCAACTCCTAAAACACCACTATGGTATGCACCACATGTATTCCAAGGTATAAGTACCGATGTTACGGTACCAGAATCTTCAAGGGTTCTACTTAAATTTTCAGGAGCTAATCCTTTTTCTTTATATGCTTTAGCAAACATTTTACCAGGCACTACTAAAGCTAAGTATTGATCAGAAGCTGTTACGTTTAATGCTAAACAACTAGCTACAGTACTTGCAAAAAGACTAAATGTACTTTCGGCCATACTTAATAAAGCACTACTTATTCTTGATAAGGCTCCTATACCGTCCATAATTCCGCCAAAAACCATAGCACATAATATAAGCCATATCGTGCCTAACATTCCAGACATTCCTTTTGAAGAAAACAAATCATTTAAAACTTCATTTTCAGTAGCTATTGAAGTGTTTACGGTTATAGCGTTTAAAACTCCTTTATAGGCAGACTCAAAAGTTAAAGCTTTTGCTCCTGTTATATTCATTACTATTTCAGGCTGAAAAATGATAGCAAAAACACCTCCTAAAAGTGTACCTATCAGCAATGCTAAAAGAGGTGGCGTTTTTTTAAGAATCATTAAAATAACAGTTACAGGAACAAGAAATAACCAAGGCGATATATTAAATGTAGCGTCAATAGAGTCTAAAATAGATTGTGTATCTGTATTTCCTGTGGTTTCTATATTTAAACCTATTATTATAAAAACAAATAATGTAATTGTAATTGTAGGTATTGTTGTGTAAAACATATATTTAATATGGGTGAATAACTCACCTCCTGCCATTGCAGGCGCTAAGTTTGTAGTATCACTTAAAGGAGACATTTTATCACCAAAATAAGCACCCGATAATATAGCACCTGCTGTCATACCTAATGATATACCTAAGGTTTCACCTATACCTATTAAAGCAATACCAACGGTTGCTGAAGTAGTCCAAGAACTTCCGGTAGCAACAGATATGATGGAACATATAATAACGCATGCGGCCAAAAATATAGTTGGATTTAATACTTGTAAGCCATAATAAATCATAGAAGGTATTATACCACTTACTAGCCATGTGCCTGATAAAGCACCAACCATAAGTAGTATTAATAAAGCACCAGTAGTAGATTTAACATTCTCTGCAACTTCAGACATCATTT
Encoded proteins:
- a CDS encoding outer membrane lipoprotein carrier protein LolA gives rise to the protein MRKLIVLVAFLTSALSMAQNSSKAKTLLDEVYTKVKAYDNIFVDFKYALNNEEANINQETRGDVTMQGDKYIFNYLGAKQLFDGNKVYTIVPENEEVTIEDKSTDENTITPSKMLTFYKTGHTYNMDILQNIQGRKIQFVKLIPMDTNSEIRSILLGIDIETKHIYKLIETGKNGTKSTITVNSFKTNQPLSKTLFTFDESKYKNDGYYIIRN
- a CDS encoding DNA translocase FtsK, encoding MAKKAKSSKAAAPKKSRSYKLSKQNKIILGSLIMLLSIALFFSFISFYFTWQDDQSLLSEFSDRNQQAKNLLNKFGASVSHFFMYKGFGLASIIFTFLFFITGLQLFLSQQKQGLLRKWIWGLVFIIWISITLGFFAEKRPLLGGVIGYEMNDFLQDFAGKVGVFLLLLFGLVIILVRLFKLTPEMASEYFNKKKKDITSEFNTTESSETYSEEEIEALIKKEEKQAVVDTYTHKKDIPDIKPEPKPEVVSNDFEISVPEEEESIEMDNLTMEVEKVVEETEVTDNLASKLVEDYGEFDPTLELGNYKFPTIELLDQHGVTGGITINQEELEENKNKIVDTLKNYKIGIAQIKATIGPTVTLYEIVPEAGVRISKIKNLEDDIALSLAALGIRIIAPIPGKGTIGIEVPNKNSTIVSMRSVITSAKFQKAEMELPIAFGKTISNETFVVDLAKMPHLLMAGATGQGKSVGLNAVLTSLLYKKHPAEVKFVLIDPKKVELTLFNKIERHFLAKLPDSEDAIITDNTKVIHTLNSLCIEMDNRYELLKLALVRNLKEYNTKFKARKLNPNDGHMFLPYIVLVIDEFADLIMTAGKEVETPIARLAQLARAIGIHLIIATQRPSVNVITGIIKANFPARIAFRVTSKIDSRTILDAQGADQLIGRGDMLYTQGNDVTRIQCAFVDTPEVAKIVEFIGSQRAYPDAHLLPEYVGEESGTSIDYNISDRDVLFRDAAEVIVIAQQGSASLIQRKLKLGYNRAGRIIDQLEAAGIVGSFEGSKARQVLVPDMVALDMLLSNEKK
- a CDS encoding diacylglycerol kinase, which translates into the protein MPKKESFLVNRIKSVGFALRGAFLLIRTEASIKIQVFIAVVMTILGFYFDITNTEWILQIFAVALVLGMEGMNTAAEKIADFIQPEFDEKIGFIKDIAAGAVMFVSIASIIIGLIIYVPKIF
- the tpx gene encoding thiol peroxidase, producing MATVTLKGNQIHTLGTLPEIGTKAPSFSLTKNDLSPASLDSYKGKKVVLNIFPSVDTGTCAQSVRQFNTEAAELDNTVVLCISKDLPFAQTRFCGAEGISNVEMLSDFKDGNFGTTYGLSFSDGPLAPLHSRSVVVLNEEGNVIYTEQVAETTEEPNYKAALEALMDA
- a CDS encoding co-chaperone YbbN → MILELDQDNLQDIINQNDNVVVQYSATWCGNCRIMKPKFKKEATTNENITFVIADAEKFPESRKLANVDNLPTFAAFSKGTLKKQVQTNKYDVLKELISEVTSN
- a CDS encoding peroxiredoxin, whose translation is MAIVGKKFPNLSVNAMNDLGDTFKLNVLEEAQKNNKKVVLFWYPKDFTFVCPTELHAFQAALGEFEKRNTLVIGASCDTAEVHFAWLSTAKDNGGIEGVTYPILADSNRNLASTLGILDITNEQYDDETGVVTVDGDNVTYRATYLIDEEGTVFHEGINHMPLGRNVNEYLRLVDAYTHVQEKGEVCPANWEEGKDAMQANAKGTAAYLASHAN
- the nhaC gene encoding Na+/H+ antiporter NhaC; translated protein: MQNQSFNPSGPENEHIVENKELSIWEALIPVIILVAMLAYNVFVFGDDALSGSNQFILLLGAAVAAIVGFFNKVSYEQMMSEVAENVKSTTGALLILLMVGALSGTWLVSGIIPSMIYYGLQVLNPTIFLAACVIICSIISVATGSSWTTSATVGIALIGIGETLGISLGMTAGAILSGAYFGDKMSPLSDTTNLAPAMAGGELFTHIKYMFYTTIPTITITLFVFIIIGLNIETTGNTDTQSILDSIDATFNISPWLFLVPVTVILMILKKTPPLLALLIGTLLGGVFAIIFQPEIVMNITGAKALTFESAYKGVLNAITVNTSIATENEVLNDLFSSKGMSGMLGTIWLILCAMVFGGIMDGIGALSRISSALLSMAESTFSLFASTVASCLALNVTASDQYLALVVPGKMFAKAYKEKGLAPENLSRTLEDSGTVTSVLIPWNTCGAYHSGVLGVGVGEYFVYAIFNWLSPFMTLLFAAFNIKIKQLVTTKKVES